CCCGAGGACACCGCCGCGCTGCCGCGCCGCAGCTTCCTGAAGCTGGCCGGCGTCGGCGGCCTCGCGCTCGGCGCCTTTCCCCACATGGCCATGGCGCAGGCCACTGGCAAGGGCGCCGCGGCCAGCACCCTCAAGCCGACGCAGCAGCCCTCGGCCTTCGTGCAGATCGCCCCCAACGGCGAAGTCACCGTGACCCAGAACCGCCTCGAATTCGGCCAGGGGGTGCAGACCGGCCTGCCGATGATCCTGGCCGAGGAGCTCGATGCCGACTGGAGCCTGGTGCGCAGCAAGAGCGGCACCAACGACCCCGCCTACCACGACCCGGTCTTCGGCATGCACCTGACCGGCGGCTCCAACTCGATCAAGAACAGCTACACGCAGTACCGCGAGCTGGGCGCGCGCGCCCGCGCCATGCTGCTGTCGGCCGCCGCGGCGCGTTGGAACGTCGACGTGTCCACGCTGCGCACGCAGGCCGGTACCGTGCTGGGCCCGAACGGCCGCAAGCTGGGCTATGGCGAGCTGGCCGAAGCTGCCATGGCGCTGCCGGTGCCCGAGAAAGTCACGCTGAAGGACCCCAAGGACTTCAGGATCATCGGCCGCCCGACCACGCGCCTGGACGCGCGCGCCAAGAGCAGCGGCCGGCAGGACTTCGGCATCGACGTCAGGCACGCCGGCCAGCTCACGGCCGTGGTGGCGCATCCGCCGGTGTTCGGCGCGCGCCTCGCTTCGGTGGACGACAGCGCCGCGCGCGCCGTCAAGGGCGTGAAGGCCGTGCTGCGCGTGCCGCTGGACCGCGGCGCCGAAGGCCTGGCCGTGGTGGCCGACGGCTACTGGCCCGCCAAGCTGGGCCGCGACGCGCTCAAGCTGCAGTGGGACACGGCCGCCGTCGAGAAGGTCGACAGCGACCGGCAGCTGGTCCAGTACCGCGAACTGGCCAGGCAGCCCGGCGCGCGCAAGTTCGACGCCGACATGGCGCCGTTGGCCAAGGCGCCGCGGCAGCTGGAAGCCGAGTTCGTGTTCCCCTACCTCGCCCATGCGCCGATGGAGCCGCTGAACTGCACCGTCCAGCTGTCGGGCGACCGCGCCGAACTGTGGGTCGGCACGCAGAGCGCCGGGCTCGACGGCGCCGCGGCGGCGCGCACGCTCGGCCTCAAGCCCGAGCAGGTGCGCGTGAACGTGCAGATGGCCGGCGGCGGCTTCGGCCGGCGCTTCGTGGGCTCGAGCGACGTGGTGGTCGAGGCGTGCGAGATCGCCAAGGCCGCGCGCGCCGCCGGGCTCAATGCGCCGGTGCGCCTGCTGTGGAGCCGCGAGGACGACATCAAGGGCGGCTACTACCGCCCCATGCACCTGCACCGCGCGCGCATCGGCTTCGACGAGCGCGGCAAGGTGCTGGCCTGGGACCACGTCATCGTGGGCCAGTCGATCACCGCCGGCACGGTGTTCGGCGACTCGATGGTGAAGAACGGCATCGACGCCACGGCCGTCGAGGGCATGCGCGATCCGTATCCGCTGCCCATGCGCCTGACCGTGCACCACCCCAAGGCCAACGTGCCGGTGCTGTGGTGGCGCAGCGTGGGTTCCACCCACACCGCCTTCGTGATGGAGACGCTGCTCGACGAGATCGCACGCAGCACGAAGCAGGATCCGGTGGCCTACCGCATGCAGCTCTTCGGCGACAAGCATCCGCGCCACCGCGCCGCGCTGCAGCTCGCCGTCGACCGGAGCGGCTACGGCAAGAAGCAGCTGCCCGCCGGCCGCGCCTGGGGCGTGGCGGTACACGAATCCTTCGAGTCCGTGGTGGCCTACGTGGTGGAAGCTTCGGTGAAGGACGGCCAGCCGGTGCTGCACCGCGCCACCGCCGGCGTGCACTGCAACCTGGCCGTCAATCCGCGCAGCGTGGAAGCCCAGGTGCAGGGTGCCGCGGTCATGGGCCTGTCGATGTGCCTGCCGGGCGGCGCCATCACGCTGAAGGACGGCGAAGTGCAGCAGAGCAACTTCGGCGACTTCACCGTCGCGCGCATCACCGACATGCCCGAGTTTGCCGTGCATATCGTGCCGAGCGCGGAGCCGCCCAAGGGCATCGGCGAGCCGGGCCTGCCGCCGCTGGCGCCGGCCTTCGCGAACGCCATCGCGCAGCTGACCGGCAAGCCGCTGCGCCAGCTGCCGTTCAACCTGGCGGACAGCAAACCGGCATGACCCGCAACGATCGCAAGCAGCGCCTCGCAGCCTCTCTCGCGTTGGCCTTGGCGCTTGGCGCAGGCGCGGCCTGGCCGGACCGCGCGGCGGCCAGCCAGGCACTGGCGCAGAAGTACGCCTGCATCGCGTGCCACCAGCCCGCGGCCAAGGTGGTTGGGCCGTCGTGGAAGGAGATCGGCGCACGCTACGGCGACGGAAAGACCAGCGCGGCGCAGCTGGCGGCGAGCATCAGGGCCGGCAGCTCGGGCAAGTGGGGCGCCATGCCCATGCCGCCGCAAGGCCGGGTCCCCGATGCCGACCTGCAGTCGCTCGCGCAGTGGCTGATCGACGGCGCGCCCTGACCGGCATTGCCTGAGCCGCGGCCGCGCCAGGCGGCGCAGGACCGCTCCCTAGAATGCCGCATGGAAACCCGGCAGATGCGTTGTATCGTGGCCATCGCCGAGGCCGGCAGCCTCACGCGCGCGGCGGAGAACCTCGGCCTCGCGCAGCCCGCGCTGACGCAGATGCTGAACCGGCTGGAAAGCGAGCTCGGCACCCGGCTCTTCACGCGCACGCGCCGCGGGGCCACGCTCACCGAGGCCGGGCTCGCCGTCGTCGATGACCTGCGGGCGAGCCTGGCCTACGGCGACGCGGCCACCGAGCGCATCCGCGCCATGGGCGCCGGACGCGCGGGCCGGCTCACCATCGGCTTTGTCACGCACGCCGTCTACCAGGTGCTGCCGCGTGCGCTGCAACGCCTGCGCGCGGCGTATCCGCAGCTCGACATCTCCTTGCGCGAGATGAGCAATGCCGAGCAGGTCGAGGCGCTCGAAGGCGGGCGCATCGACATCGCGCTGCTGCATCCCCCCGTGGCCGTCAACGCGCGCGTGCACGAGAAGCGGCTCGGCGAGGAACGGCTGGTGGCAGCCATTCCCGTCGCCCATGAGCCCGGGGCCGACGGCTGCGTGTCGCTGGCGGAGATCGCCGCGCACGGGCTGGTGTGGTTTCCGAGCCTGCAGATGTCGGCGCTGCGCACGCAGGTTCTGGCGGCGTTTCGCGCCGCCGGACACGAGTTGCGGATCGTGCAGGATGCCAACCGCACGCTCACGGTGCTGTCGTGCGTGGCGGCGGGCCTGGGGTGGTCGCTGCTGCCGAGCTCGGTGCGCGACGGCGCCGCGCTGCCGCCTTTCGAGCTCTCCGCGATGTGGCTGGCGAAATCGCGCCCCGCATTCGCCGATGCCTTCGCCGCCATGCTCGATGCGTCGCCGTGCCGCTAAGGCTGTCGAAGCGCCGCTTCCTCGGCCAGCCGCGTGACGATTGCCTGTTCAACCAGCCTGCGCGAAGCGAGCTGCAAGCGGCCGCACTTAGCGCAGCGATAGAGCCGCCGCGAAGGGAACAGACGCATCCAGAGGCGCCGCTGCAGGCGCTTCAGGTGGCCGAAGCCGCACGGGCAACTTGAAAACAGGTTTTCCAAGACAAGCTCCAAAGGGATCCGCAGTACCGAACTCGTCTGTCGCTAGAACTTCTCGGCTCCGGCAGCTTCGTTGCGTCACGTAATTGTTTGTCGAAATTTCGCCTGATTGTGTTGATATTGGTAACTGTTAACACTCCCACAAAGTGGGGAGTGGCCCGGGGTTCAGTCGAGTGCGATCTTGTTGGTCTTCGCGACCTGGGTCCATTTGGTGATCTCGGCGCGGCGGAAGGCGTCCAGCTCGGCCGGGGTGGATCCGATGACCTCGGCGCCCATGGCTTCGAGGCGCGTGCGCACATCGGGCTCGCGCAGCACGGCGGCCAATTCCCTGGACAGCCTGTCGACCACGGGCGCAGGCGTTCCGGCCGGAACGAACACGCCGTTCCATTCGTAGACCTCGTAGCCGGCCAGCCCCGCCTCGGCCACCGTCGGCACCTGCGGCAGCACCGGCGAGCGCGCCTTGCCGGTCACCGCCAGCGCGCGCAGCTTGCCGCCCTGGATGTACGGCAGGCTGGAGGCCAGGCTGCCGAAGAACACCGGCACCTGGCCCGCCATCACGTCGGTGAGCGCGGGGCCGCCGCCCTTGTAGGCCACGTGGGTCATGCGCACGCCGGCCATCGCACCGAAGAGTTCCGCGGCCAGGTGCTGCGCCGAGCCATTGCCCGAGGAGGCGTAGTTGATCTGCTCGGGCCTGGCCTTCGCCTGCGCGACGAGGTCCTTCACGCCCGCGATGGGCGCGGCAGGATGGACCACCAGCACATTGGGCACCCGCACCAGCAGCGAGACCGGCGCGAGGTCGCGCAGCGTGTCGAACGGCATCTTGCTGCGCAGCGCCGGGTTCTGCGAATGGTTGGAGGCGTCGAGCATGACCGTGTAGCCGTCGGCCGGGCTCTTGGCGACCAGGTCGCCGCCGATCGCGCCGCCCGCGCCGGCGCGGTTGTCGATCACCACCGGCTGCCCGAGCCGGGCCGAGAGCTTCGGCGCGATCACCCGCGCCACCGCGTCGACCGTGCCGCCCGGCGGATAGGTCACGACCATCTTCACGGGCTTGGAGGGCCATGCCTGTGCCGCGGCGCCCAGGGCCGAAAGGCACAGCGCGGTGCCGATGCAGGCGGCGGGAAGCCACGCGCGCAGCTTGAGGGTTGTTGCATTCATGATGTTGTCGTCTCCTTGGAAAAACCGAAAAGCGCGGCCGGCGTGTCGACCAGGATGCAGCGCCGTGCGTCGGCGTCCGGGATCCAGTGGTTCAGCGCGGTGCGCGTCTGTGCGTAGCCCGTGTGTTCGCGGTGCTGGGTGTGGGGCCAGTCGCTGCCCCACAGCAGGCGCTGCGGTCCGCAGGCGTCGAGCAGCGACGCCGCGGCGCGCCGCGCCTCGGCCCCGAGCGGATCGCGCCAGGTGCGGTAGGCGGCCGACAGCTTGATCCAGGTGCGGCCACCAGCGGCGGCGCGCACGAGCCAGCCGAAGCCGCTGTCGGCCGCGGTGTTCTCGCCCGGACGTCCAAAGTGGTCGACGACCAGCTTGCAGCCGGCATCGAGCACGGGCTGGCCCGCCGCGGCCAGGTCCTGCGATGGCCGGTGCAGCTCGACATGCCAGTCCAGCGCCCGCACATGCTGCAGCAGGGTTTGCCACACGGGCCGGGAAAGGTCCGGCATCGGCAGCCCCACGAGGTTGAGCCGCAGGCCGCGGACACCGGCATCCGCGAGCACCCGCAGTTCATCGAACGGCGTTGCGGCGTCGACCACCACCACGCCGCGCAAGCGCTCCGGGTGGGCGCGCAGCACGCCGAGCAGGTAGCTGTTGTCGGTGCCGAGGAAGCTGGGCTGCACCAGCACGCCGTGCGACACATCGTGCGCGTCGAGGAGGCCGAGGTACTCGCCGGGCGTGGCGTCGTAGTCCGGGGCATGCCGGCGCTCGGGAGCGAGCGGCAGGCTGCCGAGGAAGACGTGCGCATGGCTGTCGACCGCGCGCAGGTCTGGCGGACCGTCGCGGGACGTCGATCGCTGCGGCAGAGGATGGGAAGAAAACAGATCGCGCCTCCTCGATGAAGTGAGGCGGAAGTATCGGCAGGGAAGCGCTGCTGCGGAATCCGCGCGCGCGTTCGTTATTCATAAGCGCCGCTTATGCCGCGGCCGGCCCGTTCAGGGCGTGCTGCCAGTCCGCGGCACGCCGAGCTTGCGCAGCGTCCGATGGAAGTTGCTGCGGTCGATGCCGGCTTCGCGCGCTGCATTGGCCACGTGCCCGCGGTGCCGCGCCAGCGCATCGGCGAGCCAGGCGCGCTGGAACGCCTCGGTGGCTTCGCGCAGCGTGCCGCCGGCGGCGCCGGCAAGGCCCGTGCCCGTGCCTGCGGACCCCGGGGCGGGTGATGTCGATGGCGTTGCGGAGCCCCCGGCCGCCGTCGCATCCAGCGCCAGGTGATGCGGCTCGATCGCGGTCCAGCGCGCGCCGCGGCGCTGCTCCCTGAAGGCGCGCAGCGACGCGCGGCTGATCACATGCTCGAGTTCGCGCACGTTGCCGGGCCAGCCGTGCGCGAGCAGCGCGGCCTTGGCGGCCGGCGACAGCCGCAGGTTGCGCGCGCCCAGGCGATGCTGGTTCTCCTCAAGGAAGCCGCCTGCGAGCGCCACCACGTCGCGCCCGCGCTCGCGCAGCGGCGGCACGACCAGCGGATAGACCGAAAGCCGGTGGTAGAGGTCGGCACGGAAGCGGCCCTGCGCGATCGCTGCGGGCAGGTCGCGGTTGGTGGCCGCGATCACGCGCACGTCGACCTTCAGCGTGCGATCGCTGCCGGGCCGCTGCAGCTCGCCGCTCTGCAGCACGCGCAGCAGCTTGGCCTGCACCGTCAGCGGCAGCTCGCCCACCTCGTCGAGAAAGAGCGTGCCGCCATCGGCGATCTCGAACTTGCCGCTGCGGTCCTGCAGCGCGCCGGTGAAGGCGCCGCGCTTGTGGCCGAAGAGCTCGCTGTCGGCCAGCGTCTCGGGCAGCGCCGCGCAGTTCACCTGCACCAGCGGCTGGTCGCTGCGGCGCGAGCGCGCATGCAGGCGCTGCGCCACCAGGTCCTTGCCCACCCCGGTCTCGCCGAGCACCAGCACCGTGAGGTCGGACACCGCGACCGTGTCGATCTCGCTGCACAGCTGCTTCATCGCGGGGCTGCTGCCGAGCAGCTCGCGCGTGGCGCCGCCGCCCGAGCGCAGGGCCTGCGCGACGGCCTGCTCGCGCATCGCGCGCGCTTCCATTTCCTGGATCGTGTGGGCCGCCTCGATGCCGGTTTCGACCAGCGCCACCAGCGCGTCGAGCTGCGCCGGCCCCACGGCCTCGAAGGTGCCGGCCTCGAGCGCGTCCAGCGTCAACAGGCCCCAGACGGCGCCGCGCAGCCGCAGCGGCGCGCCCATGCAGTCGTGCACGGGCAGGATGCCCGGCTGGCCGGCGACGAGGCCGTCGTACGGATCGGGCAGGCCGCAGTCCTGCGCGAAGCGCAGGCCCCGCGCGCTCTCGAGCAGGCGGGCAAAGCGCGGGTGCGAGGCCACCGGAAACTGCCGCCCCAGGGTTTCGTCGCTCAGGCCGTCCACGGCCAGCGGCCGCAGCACGTCGCCGTCGAGCCGCAGCAGTGCGGCGGCATCGCATCGGACGAGGCCGCGCGCGGCGGCAAGGAGCGACCGGTAGCGCGGGCCCTCGGTGGCCGCGGCCGCCCCGCTTGTGGTCGAATTGACACTTGTGGTGGTCATAAATGCAACATGAATTCTGTTGCGAATTTGACCACGTATCGCAATTCCCCAATGGCGGCGGGCACTTGCGAGAGGCCGCCGGCTGGCATGGATCGTGAGAGGGAAGAGCATCCCAACTGCCGACCCCGAAAGCCACAGATGACCCCGCAAACCATCGCCATCGTCAAAGCCACCGTTCCCACGCTCCAGGCGCACGGGGAGGCCATCACCAGCCACTTCTACCGGATCATGTTCGAGAGCCATCCGGAGGTGAAGGCCTTCTTCAACGAGGCGCACCAGGCCGCGGGCAGCCAGGCGCGCGCACTCGCGGGCGCGGTGCTGGCCTATGCCACGCACATCGACCGGCTCGACGAGATCGCCGGGGCGCTGCCGCGCATCATCCAGAAGCACGCCGCGCTGGGCGTGCTGCCCGAGCACTACCCGATCGTCGGCGGCTGCCTGCTGCAGGCCATCAAGGACGTGCTCGGCGAGGCCGCGACCGACGAGATCATCGCGGCCTGGGGCGAGGCCTACCAATCGCTCGCGGCGCTGCTGATCGCCGCCGAGGAAGAGGTCTACCGCGCCAACGCCGCGCAGACCGGCGGCTGGCGCGGCGAGCGCGAGTTCCGCGTGGCGCGGCGCGAGCAGGAGAGCGAGGTCATCACCTCCTTCTACCTGGAGCCGACCGACGGCGGCCCGCTGCTCGCTTTCTCGCCGGGCCAGTACCTCACGCTGGTGCTGAACATCGACGGCGAGCCGCTGCGGCGCAACTACTCGCTGTCCGATGCGCCGGGCAAGCCCTTCTACCGCATCAGCGTCAAGCAGGAAGAGGGCGGCCGCGCATCGAACTGGCTGCACGAGAAGGCCGGCGTCGGCACCCTGCTGCGTGTGCAGGCGCCTTGCGGCGACTTCGTGCTGCAGCCCGCGGGCGAGCGCGTGCGGCCGCTGGTGCTGGTGACGGGCGGCGTGGGCATCACGCCGGCCATGAGCATGCTCGAGTCGGTGGCGCACACCGGCCGGCCGGTGCACTTCATCCACGCCGCGCGGCATGGCGGCGCCCATGCGTTCCGCGCGCGCGTCGATGCGCTGGCAGCCCGGCATGCCAACGTGAAGCCGCTCTATGTCTACGACGCGCCGCGCGAATCCGACCGGCCGCATGCGACCGGCTTCGTCACGCGCGAGCTGCTCGCGCAGCAGCTGCCGGCCGACCGCGACGTCGATCTCTACTTCCTCGGCCCGAAGCCTTTCATGAAGGCGGTGTATGCGAGCGGCCTTGCGCTGGGCGTGCCCAAGCAGCAGCTGCGCTACGAGTTCTTCGGGCCGCTGGAGGCACTGGAAGCATGAGGCGGGTTACCCCGCTTTGTCGACGCTTCGGCTTCGCGGGTATAGGATAAAAGTGCACTCACGAGGAGATCGCAAATGCCCGAACTGAACGCGCCCGAAAGCAGCAGCACCCGCGCCGTCGAACGCGCGCTGGACGAAAGCAAGCAGGTGAAGAAAACAGTGGAGGAAGCCGCGGACGAGCTCGCTGTCGTTCATGTGGTGCTGGACAAGGGCGTCTCCGAGGACGCGCGCACCGACGACCTCGGCCGCGCGATCGAGCAGACCGACCAGATCGAGAAGAAGCTGTCGAAGTCGGTCGATCTGCTGGAGCGGGTCGCCGAAGCGCTGGAGGCCGAAAGCCACAGGAAGGCCTCGTGAGAAGAAAGAAGAAGCCCCCGTGCCTTGCGCCGCGTGCTGCCTGGGCACCGTCTCCAAGTCGAGCAGCCTGCCTACAAGGATGAAGAAACGCCGGCCGTACAAAGAATCGATTGGTGGTTGCGTCCCGTTGCCCAAGCGCCTCCAGACGCCGAAAGCGCATGCATGCCGCTCACTGCAATCCTTGTCGAGGACAGCCGGACGATCCGGGACAACCTGATTCCCGCATTGGAGGAGCTGGCCGGCGTTCGCGTGGTGGCCACCGCCGAGACGGCGCAAGCGGCCATCGATGCGCTCGCGCTGCACGTTGCCTGGCAACTGGCCATCGTCGATCTCTTCCTGAAGGAGGGCTCGGGACTGACGGTCGTCCGCGCCTGCCAGGGCCGCTCCAGGGACAAGCACCTGATCGTCCTGACGAACTACCCGAGCCCCGAGATGCGCCGCCGTTGCCTGGCGCTCGGCGCCGATGCGGTCTTCGACAAGTCCACCGAACTCGACGCCTTTTTCGAGCACTGCCTGGGTTATCAAGGCAGGTGAGCTTCCAGGCGCGATCAGGCTATGCCACCCACACCGTCTTGATGTTCACGAACTCCTTGATGCCGTAGCCCGACAATTCGCGGCCGTAGCCGCTGTCCTTCACGCCGCCGAAGGGCAGCCGCGGATCGGAGCGGACGGCGTCGTTGACGAACACGCATCCCGCCTCGATCGACTCGGCCGCGATGCGCTCGCCGCGGGCCAGGTCGCGCGTGAGGACGGCGGCGCCCAGGCCGAACGAGGAGTCGTTGGCGACCGCAATGGCCTGCGCCTCGTCGCGCACCGGAATGACTGCGGCCACGGGGCCGAACAACTCTTCGTCGTACGCGGCCATGCCCTTGGCGACGTCGGTCAGCACGGTGGGTGGGTAGTAGGCGCCCGGGCCCTCGGGAATCCGGCCGCCGAGCAGGCAGCGTGCGCCGCGCTGCACGCTCTGCTCGACCTGCCGGTGCAGGGCGTCGCGCAGGTCGTGCCGGGCCAGCGGGCCGATTTCCGTCGCCATGTCCAGCGGATCGCCTTGCCGCACCGCCTTCATCTTCTGCACGAAGCGCTGCTCGAATTCGCGTCGCACCGGCTCGACGACGATGAAGCGCTTGGCGGCAATGCAGCTCTGGCCGCCGTTGACCAGCCGGCCCCTGGTGCACACGCTGGCGGCCAGGTCGAGGTCGGCGTCCTCCAGCACCAGGTAGGGATCGCTGCCGCCGAGTTCGAGCACGGTCTTCTTCAGCATCTCGCCGGCCTTGCGCGCCACCGCGCTCCCGGCCGGGCCGCTGCCGGTCAATGTGACCGCGCGCACCAGCGGATGCCCGATGGCCGCATCGACCTGCGCATTGCCGATCAGCAGCGTTCGGAACAGGTGTTCGGGCATGCCGGCCTCGCGCAGGATCTGCTCGATCGCGAGCGCGCAGCCCGGCACGTTCGACGCATGCTTGAGCACCGCCGCGTTGCCGGCCATCAGCGCAGGCGCGGCAAACCGGAACACCTGCCAGAACGGAAAGTTCCAGGGCATCACGGCCAAAACCACGCCCAGCGGATTGAAGGTGACGAAACTCGTGCGCGCTTCGGTCTCGACCGGCTCGCGTGCCAGCAGCCGTGCTGCGTTGTCGGCGAAGAATTCGCAGCATGCCGCGCACTTCTGCGCCTCGGCAATGCCGTCGCGCAGCGGTTTTCCCATTTCGCGCGCCATCAGCCGGCCCCAGCTGTCGGACTTCGCGCGCAGGATCTTTGCCGCCGCGCGCAGGTGCTGCGCGCGCTGCTCGAACGAGGTGCCGCGCCAGTCCAGGAATGCCTCGTGCGTCTTGCCGATGATGTCGTCGACGGCGGCACGCGGCATTTCCGCATGGGCCTCGAGCTTC
This genomic window from Variovorax sp. V93 contains:
- a CDS encoding molybdopterin cofactor-binding domain-containing protein; this encodes MLPTPIDPAELPRILQRLMAASQPQPEDTAALPRRSFLKLAGVGGLALGAFPHMAMAQATGKGAAASTLKPTQQPSAFVQIAPNGEVTVTQNRLEFGQGVQTGLPMILAEELDADWSLVRSKSGTNDPAYHDPVFGMHLTGGSNSIKNSYTQYRELGARARAMLLSAAAARWNVDVSTLRTQAGTVLGPNGRKLGYGELAEAAMALPVPEKVTLKDPKDFRIIGRPTTRLDARAKSSGRQDFGIDVRHAGQLTAVVAHPPVFGARLASVDDSAARAVKGVKAVLRVPLDRGAEGLAVVADGYWPAKLGRDALKLQWDTAAVEKVDSDRQLVQYRELARQPGARKFDADMAPLAKAPRQLEAEFVFPYLAHAPMEPLNCTVQLSGDRAELWVGTQSAGLDGAAAARTLGLKPEQVRVNVQMAGGGFGRRFVGSSDVVVEACEIAKAARAAGLNAPVRLLWSREDDIKGGYYRPMHLHRARIGFDERGKVLAWDHVIVGQSITAGTVFGDSMVKNGIDATAVEGMRDPYPLPMRLTVHHPKANVPVLWWRSVGSTHTAFVMETLLDEIARSTKQDPVAYRMQLFGDKHPRHRAALQLAVDRSGYGKKQLPAGRAWGVAVHESFESVVAYVVEASVKDGQPVLHRATAGVHCNLAVNPRSVEAQVQGAAVMGLSMCLPGGAITLKDGEVQQSNFGDFTVARITDMPEFAVHIVPSAEPPKGIGEPGLPPLAPAFANAIAQLTGKPLRQLPFNLADSKPA
- a CDS encoding NAD-dependent succinate-semialdehyde dehydrogenase, producing MAIESINPATGEKLEAHAEMPRAAVDDIIGKTHEAFLDWRGTSFEQRAQHLRAAAKILRAKSDSWGRLMAREMGKPLRDGIAEAQKCAACCEFFADNAARLLAREPVETEARTSFVTFNPLGVVLAVMPWNFPFWQVFRFAAPALMAGNAAVLKHASNVPGCALAIEQILREAGMPEHLFRTLLIGNAQVDAAIGHPLVRAVTLTGSGPAGSAVARKAGEMLKKTVLELGGSDPYLVLEDADLDLAASVCTRGRLVNGGQSCIAAKRFIVVEPVRREFEQRFVQKMKAVRQGDPLDMATEIGPLARHDLRDALHRQVEQSVQRGARCLLGGRIPEGPGAYYPPTVLTDVAKGMAAYDEELFGPVAAVIPVRDEAQAIAVANDSSFGLGAAVLTRDLARGERIAAESIEAGCVFVNDAVRSDPRLPFGGVKDSGYGRELSGYGIKEFVNIKTVWVA
- a CDS encoding response regulator, whose amino-acid sequence is MPLTAILVEDSRTIRDNLIPALEELAGVRVVATAETAQAAIDALALHVAWQLAIVDLFLKEGSGLTVVRACQGRSRDKHLIVLTNYPSPEMRRRCLALGADAVFDKSTELDAFFEHCLGYQGR
- a CDS encoding LysR family transcriptional regulator, encoding METRQMRCIVAIAEAGSLTRAAENLGLAQPALTQMLNRLESELGTRLFTRTRRGATLTEAGLAVVDDLRASLAYGDAATERIRAMGAGRAGRLTIGFVTHAVYQVLPRALQRLRAAYPQLDISLREMSNAEQVEALEGGRIDIALLHPPVAVNARVHEKRLGEERLVAAIPVAHEPGADGCVSLAEIAAHGLVWFPSLQMSALRTQVLAAFRAAGHELRIVQDANRTLTVLSCVAAGLGWSLLPSSVRDGAALPPFELSAMWLAKSRPAFADAFAAMLDASPCR
- the hmpA gene encoding NO-inducible flavohemoprotein, giving the protein MTPQTIAIVKATVPTLQAHGEAITSHFYRIMFESHPEVKAFFNEAHQAAGSQARALAGAVLAYATHIDRLDEIAGALPRIIQKHAALGVLPEHYPIVGGCLLQAIKDVLGEAATDEIIAAWGEAYQSLAALLIAAEEEVYRANAAQTGGWRGEREFRVARREQESEVITSFYLEPTDGGPLLAFSPGQYLTLVLNIDGEPLRRNYSLSDAPGKPFYRISVKQEEGGRASNWLHEKAGVGTLLRVQAPCGDFVLQPAGERVRPLVLVTGGVGITPAMSMLESVAHTGRPVHFIHAARHGGAHAFRARVDALAARHANVKPLYVYDAPRESDRPHATGFVTRELLAQQLPADRDVDLYFLGPKPFMKAVYASGLALGVPKQQLRYEFFGPLEALEA
- a CDS encoding amidohydrolase, whose product is MPQRSTSRDGPPDLRAVDSHAHVFLGSLPLAPERRHAPDYDATPGEYLGLLDAHDVSHGVLVQPSFLGTDNSYLLGVLRAHPERLRGVVVVDAATPFDELRVLADAGVRGLRLNLVGLPMPDLSRPVWQTLLQHVRALDWHVELHRPSQDLAAAGQPVLDAGCKLVVDHFGRPGENTAADSGFGWLVRAAAGGRTWIKLSAAYRTWRDPLGAEARRAAASLLDACGPQRLLWGSDWPHTQHREHTGYAQTRTALNHWIPDADARRCILVDTPAALFGFSKETTTS
- a CDS encoding tripartite tricarboxylate transporter substrate binding protein, which codes for MNATTLKLRAWLPAACIGTALCLSALGAAAQAWPSKPVKMVVTYPPGGTVDAVARVIAPKLSARLGQPVVIDNRAGAGGAIGGDLVAKSPADGYTVMLDASNHSQNPALRSKMPFDTLRDLAPVSLLVRVPNVLVVHPAAPIAGVKDLVAQAKARPEQINYASSGNGSAQHLAAELFGAMAGVRMTHVAYKGGGPALTDVMAGQVPVFFGSLASSLPYIQGGKLRALAVTGKARSPVLPQVPTVAEAGLAGYEVYEWNGVFVPAGTPAPVVDRLSRELAAVLREPDVRTRLEAMGAEVIGSTPAELDAFRRAEITKWTQVAKTNKIALD
- the norR gene encoding nitric oxide reductase transcriptional regulator NorR; this encodes MTTTSVNSTTSGAAAATEGPRYRSLLAAARGLVRCDAAALLRLDGDVLRPLAVDGLSDETLGRQFPVASHPRFARLLESARGLRFAQDCGLPDPYDGLVAGQPGILPVHDCMGAPLRLRGAVWGLLTLDALEAGTFEAVGPAQLDALVALVETGIEAAHTIQEMEARAMREQAVAQALRSGGGATRELLGSSPAMKQLCSEIDTVAVSDLTVLVLGETGVGKDLVAQRLHARSRRSDQPLVQVNCAALPETLADSELFGHKRGAFTGALQDRSGKFEIADGGTLFLDEVGELPLTVQAKLLRVLQSGELQRPGSDRTLKVDVRVIAATNRDLPAAIAQGRFRADLYHRLSVYPLVVPPLRERGRDVVALAGGFLEENQHRLGARNLRLSPAAKAALLAHGWPGNVRELEHVISRASLRAFREQRRGARWTAIEPHHLALDATAAGGSATPSTSPAPGSAGTGTGLAGAAGGTLREATEAFQRAWLADALARHRGHVANAAREAGIDRSNFHRTLRKLGVPRTGSTP
- a CDS encoding c-type cytochrome, with the translated sequence MTRNDRKQRLAASLALALALGAGAAWPDRAAASQALAQKYACIACHQPAAKVVGPSWKEIGARYGDGKTSAAQLAASIRAGSSGKWGAMPMPPQGRVPDADLQSLAQWLIDGAP